Within Deinococcus radiopugnans ATCC 19172, the genomic segment GCACTGGGGTACAGTTGGCCCTGGGTCCAGGACCGATGCGCGGGGAAGGTCAGGGCCCGGCCTCAGGAGCAGAGAACTCCCGCGTGTCCTTGCGTCAGATGGGCCTGAGTCTTCCATTTCAGACCGTCCCGTGCTTGGAGCCAGACCATTCGCCCAAGACGACCGCACCCGCTCCGGTCCCGTCTCCACCAGGGTTTCAGTTGCGTAATCCGGCCTTTCGCTGCCAGGAGGTGTCATGACTGCATCCGGAACCGTTTTTGTCACCGGGGCCACCGGCTTTATCGGTTCCCGGCTCATTCCCCGCCTGCTGCAGCGGGGGCACACGGTCAGGGCGCTGGTGCGCCGCCCGGAGCACGCCGGCCACCTCAGGGCGCTGGGGGTCCAGCTGCACCCTGGTGACGTCACCCGCCCTGACGGACTGGCAGAGGGCATGCACGGCGCTGACTGGCTGCTGCACCTCGCCAACCACTACTCGCTGCACGAACGGGATGAGGGCATCTACACCCGCGTCAACGTCGAGGGCAACCGCCACGTGATGCAGGCTGCCCTCGATGCCGGCGTCGCCAAGGTGGTCCACGTCAGCTCGGGGGTGAGTTACGGGGTCTCCCCCGATCAGCCGCTGCGCGAGGACAGCCGGGTGGGACCCCACCCGAACGCCTACTGGCGCACCAAACACGCTGGAGATGAGGTGATTCAGGCGTTTGGGGTCCAGGGACTGCCTGTGGTGACGGTGTACCCTGGCGCCGTGGTCGGTGCAGGTGATCCCAATGCCACGGGGCAGTGGATCCGTCGGCTGGTGCGGCAACGTCAGGTGCTGTGGGCGTTTGAGGGGAGCGGCTTTACCTTCGTGCATGTCGACGACGTGGCCGAGTCGATCGTGCGCGCCGCCGAGCGGGAGAACAACGCGGGCGAGCGGTACCTGATTGGCCGGGAATACCTGACCAATCGGGCGTTTGTGGAGCTGGTGGCTGAACTGTCGGGCCGGCCCCGGCCGCCCGTCTTGTTGCCGGATCGCCTCGCCCACACCAGCGCGGCCTTTCTGGGACACCTGGAGCAGTGGACGGGCCTGCCCCCCCTGCTGGGCTTCACTGGGAACAGTGCGCGGCACCTGGCGGCGGGGTTTCGGTTCGGCAGCCACAAGGCGGAGAACGAGCTGGGCCTGAGGTACATGCCGGTCCGTCAGGCCATCGCCGAGGACATCGCCACGTTTTTCCCTGGGAGGTGATTGCGCTGGAAGGAACCTGCCCATGTCTGGAGGTCCATGGCGGCTTCCGCCGCAGAAGACAGAGCAGCACACACGGGCCGTCTGAATCCGTCACGCCCAAATCATCCTTTCGGCACCCGTTCTGGAGGGCATTGGTCTGGAAGAATGAGCCTAAAAACGGAGGCACAGGACGGTTGAGCCAGAAGGCGGTGGAGGTTCTGAGGGCGCTTCCGGTCAGGACGGTAGATGCGCAGAGTGGCCCTGACGGGCTCAAGCAGCCTGAGCCACCGACATTTGACGCCGCCCGGTCAACTTCGTCCCAGATCGATCACGTGCTCAGCTACACTGGAAGCCAATAACGTCCAGATTGGAACTGCGCGTGGCCGTGAGATTTCCGGAACAGGCCTTCCCGCCATGTCGCTGTTGGCCGTCCCACTCCTGCCCGCTCCGCCCCAGATGATCTGCCATTCCCCGCCCCCATTCCTGCCCCGAGGACCATCATGCGTCAATCCATTCTGGCTGTCACCGTGTTGCTCGTCCTCAGCGCCTGCAATTCCCCCACGCCCCCTGGTCCTGGTGGAGAGGGGCCAGTGACCCAGGACCCGGACCCGCAGACCAAACCGCCGTTCGACGTCACCTTCAACCCCGCACACCTGACCCTTTCCAACCTGGAACAGGGCAAAATCGGCTTCAACCTGGTCTGGAACACGTATCGGGGGAGTCTGTGGTACAACCTCGACTTCAACGAGACGAGTTCCCTCCTGAAGGCAAAATTGCAGAAGGACGGCACCTCCAACTGGATCAGCATTGACGCCACGACTGTGCCTCCCGGTGAATACGCGCTCGGTCTGGTGGTTCAGGATGAGGGCAAAACCCGCAGCGTGACCCGGACCGTCAGGATCACCGTGACGCAGGATGCCAGCCTGCCGGCCATCGCGCCACTGAGTCGCGTCCGGGTGCTGCCTGGCCAGACCGTCAGAGTGCCGCTGCAGATCACGCCGCCAGCCGATGGGACGCCGCCCGGCCCCGCCGTGATCAGCAGTCCCGCCCCTGACCTGCTCAGTGCCACGCTGATCGGCAACGACGTGATCTTGCAGGCCAGTCCGGGCGCGCTCCCGCAAGGATTGATTCCGGTGACCGTCCAGGTCACGGCTGGGGCCAGGTCAGCGGCGGTGCGCCTCCCGGTCGAGATCGGCACCCTGATCGAACGCGAGTATGACCGCTTCAACGCCTTGCGGAGTCAGGCCAATCTGCCCGCCGTGGCCTTTGATGTCGACGCCAGCATGAACTGCTGGATGAACGGGCGCTACATGCTGGTCAACAAGCGCATCGAGCACAACCAGAACCCGGCCCTCCCCTTCGCGTCGCCGGAAGGACAGGCCTGCGCGACCAACAGCAACCTGGCCGTCAG encodes:
- a CDS encoding NAD-dependent epimerase/dehydratase family protein codes for the protein MTASGTVFVTGATGFIGSRLIPRLLQRGHTVRALVRRPEHAGHLRALGVQLHPGDVTRPDGLAEGMHGADWLLHLANHYSLHERDEGIYTRVNVEGNRHVMQAALDAGVAKVVHVSSGVSYGVSPDQPLREDSRVGPHPNAYWRTKHAGDEVIQAFGVQGLPVVTVYPGAVVGAGDPNATGQWIRRLVRQRQVLWAFEGSGFTFVHVDDVAESIVRAAERENNAGERYLIGREYLTNRAFVELVAELSGRPRPPVLLPDRLAHTSAAFLGHLEQWTGLPPLLGFTGNSARHLAAGFRFGSHKAENELGLRYMPVRQAIAEDIATFFPGR
- a CDS encoding CAP domain-containing protein; the encoded protein is MRQSILAVTVLLVLSACNSPTPPGPGGEGPVTQDPDPQTKPPFDVTFNPAHLTLSNLEQGKIGFNLVWNTYRGSLWYNLDFNETSSLLKAKLQKDGTSNWISIDATTVPPGEYALGLVVQDEGKTRSVTRTVRITVTQDASLPAIAPLSRVRVLPGQTVRVPLQITPPADGTPPGPAVISSPAPDLLSATLIGNDVILQASPGALPQGLIPVTVQVTAGARSAAVRLPVEIGTLIEREYDRFNALRSQANLPAVAFDVDASMNCWMNGRYMLVNKRIEHNQNPALPFASPEGQACATNSNLAVSYSPVAALGSISPSTTILFTAPFHALGMLQPGQTRVGIGTFTAPGPTPDSASMGSGITSARGSVTGKRAPMTFPGNGATTDLASYNGGEWPDPLTACPGFDARQAGLPLIAATFESGETTATEASLTVAGQGVKVCAYGSAQYVNTKDQPGNYVGGPVTAQDLGRSLMRSSGAVFLIPAQPLKPGQTYQASVKINGKVTQWSFKTAGKFMPQSLDGPAQQQMH